Genomic window (Leptospira kirschneri serovar Cynopteri str. 3522 CT):
TCTTTAGGAAAAATTTCAGATCAAGTTCGAGTGTATTGGAACGGACAGGAGCTCTCGGAGGAATTATTTTCTGACTATAAGAATTCAATTCCCCAAGGTTACGATCGAACTAGAATTTATTCTATTTCCGAAAATAAAATATTCCAAAAAAATGAAATACTAATTTTCATAAGACCTTATTTCGATTACGAATACGGAATATTGTCAGGGCAATTGGAAATCGGACCTTCCACAACGATCTGGAAACGGTTTTATCTACGCGAAATCGGAGGACTTTTGATTTTTGGTTCCTTTTTGTTGATCGGAGGTTTCTTTTTGTTTCTTTCTTGGAGAGAAAAAAAATACGGAGAAAATTTTTATTTCGGATTTTTTTTAATTCTATTTTCTTTATTTCAGGCTTCCCTTTCAGATCTAAAATATTTTACCGGTTTTAAAATTATATACTTAAAGAAAGTAGAATATTCCTTTCTTGTATTTTTATTTCCATTGTTTTGCAGATTCTTAAACTCACTGTTTGGAAAAGTTAAAGGCCGGTTTCAAATCTTTTTAGAAATTACGGTATTGTTTCTATTCTTTTGGATTTTGTGCGCGGAAAGCGTTTTTGATTTGGACGCAATCAATCGATATGCTTTACAAATTTCTTGGATAGGATTTGTATATTTGAGTTTAAGAATTTTGATTCCGAATTTAAAGAAAAGTTTCGAATCCAGAACCATTTTTTTAGGGATCTTATTTTTACTGATCTGTGTAGGGATAGACGTATTTTCTCAAAGAGGGATGTTGAAAATGATTCGACTTTCCGGATTGGGTGTTTCTGGGTTTTTAGGATTTTTGACTCTTATACTCGCGAATAAATTTGTGAAGATGAAGGAAAAATTAAAGTCTTGGAATTCCGTGTTAGAAACTGCAATTCGAGAAAGAACTAAGGAACTTTCTTCTAGTTTGGAAGAAGTAAAAAATCTGAAAGAACAACAAGATGGAGATTACTTTTTAATCACACTTCTTTTCCAACCCTTTTTATCTAAAAATTTAGAAACCAATTATGCACAAATAGATATACATAGAAAACAATATAAAAATTTTCAATTTAAGAATCGATCTTATGAGATCGGAGGAGACGTAGTACTCAGAGAAAGCGCATTTATATCCGGAGTTGAATATCAGGTTTTGATCAACGCGGATGCGATGGGAAAATCTTTGCAAGGTGCAAGCGGAGCGTTGATCTTTTGTTCTATCGTAAAAAGTTTTTTACAAACACAGGATTATGAATTTAGAAATCCTGAAAATTGGCTTTTCCTACTTTATTCTAATCTTCAAGCGGTTTTTGAATCTTTTGACGGTAGTATGCTCGTTTCCGGGATTTTATCGTTGTATCAAATTTCTACAGGTGATTTATTTTTTATCAACTGTGAACATCCTCCGATCGTTCTTTCTCGCAATGGTAAAACAAGTTATTTAAAAGAAACCGCGGTTCTGCGTAAGATAGGTTTTCCGGATTCAGATTCTAAAATAAAAATTGAATATTATAAACTTTTGCCAGGGGATACCATTCTTTACGGTTCAGATGGCAGAGAAGATTTATACATACAAGATCCGTTTCATTCTTCTCGAAAACAAAAGTCATCGGTTCCAGATCTATTCTTTAAACTTATTCAAAATTCGATTCCGAAACTTGAGGATTTAGAATTTAAGATCCAAGAAAAAGGCACTCTTTCAGACGATCTAAGCTTTTTAAGAATTCAAATTGGTCCTGAAACCGTTTTTAAAAAGAATTTTTCCGAATCTGAAGTTTTGATTCGAAAAGGAAATGAATTTCTACAAAGCGGAAATTTTCAGAAAGCGTGTTTTCAATACGCAAGAGCTTCCATTTTAAATCCAGGAGATTTGAAATTATCCAGATCCGTTTTAGTTTTAGCTAAAAAGTCTGGAAATTTAAAGCTGATTCGTTTTTTTTCCGAAAAAATTCTTTTAAGAACTGATGGAATTCAAATTGGAAAGGATTTCTTACACAAAACAACTTCTCTAAGACTTAAAAGTGCAGATAATAACAATTTAATCTATAATTTAATTAAAAAATAAAAATTAATACAATTTTATGTAAAAATATTGTTGAATTTATTTCAAAACTATGTAATAGTTAATTCAATCCATTCTTTAGCGAAGAACCGGGCTCTTTGCAGGAATGATTCCGGAATAGCATTCTCCTCAAGTACCCTTGTTTTTCCGGAATATCTTTCAAATGCTAGCTCGTTTGCTGGGATAGGGTCCGAACCAAAATCAATAGATGATGGTTTGGATTCCGTCCCGGAATTTTTAGCCTTTAGGGAGAATGTATGAAGATATATTCAGGTGACATTATTTCCTCAAAGCTGGAGAAGCCCTTTTTATTTGTAACAAAAAATGGATTAAAAAAAAAGATTCTAATTCAAGAACCTCGTAAAGTTTTAGAAACTTCTTTGGCTAACAATTTAGAAAAAAACGTCTTAGTTATTTCTTATAATTTACTTTTAGATCATACAGGGGATTCAAGACTTGCGGAAAACGATTGTCTTTCGTTTTCCAATCGATTCCGTGAAATCTTTGCTCGGGATTCTTGGTTTTTTTTATCCAATCGAATTGAAACATTTCTTAAAGAACGAGAACAAGATAAATTCTATTTTCATTACGATTCTAAAATAAAATTCTGATTGAGTTAAACCGCACTCAATTTACTCTGAAACGATTCAGATTCCTACCAGAATTTTGATTTTATCCCCATTTGGAGCTCTCCATGAAATCTAGAGTAGTTACTTTTCATTACACACTTCACGATACTGAAGGCAATTTGATCGATTCTTCCGAGGGCAAGGCTCCACTTTCCTATCTAGAAGGGGTTGGGAATATCATTTCCGGTTTGGAAGAAGAGATGAAAAAAATGGAAACAGGCGAAAAGAGAAAAATCAATGTTTCTGCAGAAAGGGCCTATGGTATAAAAGATCCTGATCTTATTTTCGACGTTCCTAGATCTCAGTTTCCTCCCAACGAAGATTTACAAGTAGGAATGATGTTTCAAACTGACGAACCAGATAAGGTTTTTACAATTACAGAACTTCAAGAGGAATCCGTTATCGTAG
Coding sequences:
- a CDS encoding FKBP-type peptidyl-prolyl cis-trans isomerase; the protein is MKSRVVTFHYTLHDTEGNLIDSSEGKAPLSYLEGVGNIISGLEEEMKKMETGEKRKINVSAERAYGIKDPDLIFDVPRSQFPPNEDLQVGMMFQTDEPDKVFTITELQEESVIVDGNHPLAGVDLVFDVELTGIREATQEEISHGHVHGEGGHHHH
- a CDS encoding LIC14007 family protein — protein: MKIYSGDIISSKLEKPFLFVTKNGLKKKILIQEPRKVLETSLANNLEKNVLVISYNLLLDHTGDSRLAENDCLSFSNRFREIFARDSWFFLSNRIETFLKEREQDKFYFHYDSKIKF
- a CDS encoding SpoIIE family protein phosphatase yields the protein MYQKFIIILSFLLYFNCISQLQPETNLQNLADNWEIYIGPQSDHLLINQYTKENTELWKPVPIPSNLNDFIKWNPSNGEILLRKRFDFRNVADTSFSISLGKISDQVRVYWNGQELSEELFSDYKNSIPQGYDRTRIYSISENKIFQKNEILIFIRPYFDYEYGILSGQLEIGPSTTIWKRFYLREIGGLLIFGSFLLIGGFFLFLSWREKKYGENFYFGFFLILFSLFQASLSDLKYFTGFKIIYLKKVEYSFLVFLFPLFCRFLNSLFGKVKGRFQIFLEITVLFLFFWILCAESVFDLDAINRYALQISWIGFVYLSLRILIPNLKKSFESRTIFLGILFLLICVGIDVFSQRGMLKMIRLSGLGVSGFLGFLTLILANKFVKMKEKLKSWNSVLETAIRERTKELSSSLEEVKNLKEQQDGDYFLITLLFQPFLSKNLETNYAQIDIHRKQYKNFQFKNRSYEIGGDVVLRESAFISGVEYQVLINADAMGKSLQGASGALIFCSIVKSFLQTQDYEFRNPENWLFLLYSNLQAVFESFDGSMLVSGILSLYQISTGDLFFINCEHPPIVLSRNGKTSYLKETAVLRKIGFPDSDSKIKIEYYKLLPGDTILYGSDGREDLYIQDPFHSSRKQKSSVPDLFFKLIQNSIPKLEDLEFKIQEKGTLSDDLSFLRIQIGPETVFKKNFSESEVLIRKGNEFLQSGNFQKACFQYARASILNPGDLKLSRSVLVLAKKSGNLKLIRFFSEKILLRTDGIQIGKDFLHKTTSLRLKSADNNNLIYNLIKK